TGCGTCACCTCGGGCACGTACTGCACCGTGTAACCGTCGTTGGCGCCGGCGAAGTCGAACACCAGCCGGTCGTAGCACTCCTGCTGACCCGCCCGGATGTTCGTCAGCGACCCGGTCGTGGTCTGCGCCGCGTGCTTCGCCCCCGAGCCCCAGTCGACCGGCGCGCACGCGACGGGCGCGGCGGACCCCACCACCGGCGTGACCACCGCGAACGCCGTCACCGCCGCTATCAAGAGCGCGACCTTGCGTAGCATGCTGGTTCCCCCTTCCGGCGGGCGTTTCCCACCGACCACATGACGCACGTCACCACCGAGAGGTTGCCCGCGCGTGCTGCGCCGCCTGCTGGTCCTCATCGTGCCGCTGCTGGTAGCCCTGGTGGCGGCCCTGGGCGTGCCGCTCGCGTTCGCCGTCGTGCAGCGGGAGAGCCAGGAGACCTACCTCGACCGGCTGGGTGACGCCAGCCGGTTCGCGTCGCTGGCCGAGAACGCCCTCGCGTCCGGCCGGCTGACCGCGTTGCGCGAGGAGCTGGTCCGCTACGACCGCCTCTACGGCATCGCGGCGGGGCTGGTGGGCACCGACGGCACGGTCCTGGAGTCGTCGCGCCGGCCGTTCCCGCTCACCGACCCGAACGTCGAGGTCGGCCTGGCGGCGGCGTTCGGCGGCTACCGGGGCGAGACCGACCAGTCGACCTGGCCGTGGGAGCGGGTGGACCTGGTCGTGGTCGAACCGGTCGGCCGGGACAGCGAGGTCGTGGCGGCGGTCGTGACGATCTCGCCGACCGACGGCCTCAGGTCGGCGATCCTGCGCCAGTGGGGCGTGCTGGCGCTGATCGGCCTGGTCCCGATGCTCGGCGTGGTGGCGGTGGCGTGGCCGATGTCGCGCTGGGTGCTGCGCCCGGTCCGCAAGCTGGACGAGGCCACCGCCGCCGTGGCGGGCGGCCGGCTCGACGCCCGCGCCGACGAGGTGGGCGGTCCGCCGGAGCTGCGCAGGCTGGCGGCCAGCTTCAACGCCATGGTCGACGTGGTCGGGCGCGCGCTGCGCCGGCAGCGGGCCTTCGTCGCCGACGCCTCCCACCAGCTGCGCAACCCGCTGGCCAGCCTCCGCCTGGCGGTGGACAACCTGGTGCCGCACGTCGCCGACGAGGCGGGCCGGGAGGCGCAGCGGATCGCGGTGGACGAGGCCGAGGAGATGGGCCGCGTGCTGGACGCGCTGCTGGCCGCGACCAGGCTGGACAGCGCGTCCGCCGCCGAGCCGGTGGACGTGGACAACCTGCTGGCCACCCACGTCCCCGGGTGGCGGGCGCTGGCGGGCGACCTGCGCCTGGTGGTCGACGTCCCGCCGGGCCTGCGGGTCCTCGAACCGCCCGGCGGCCTGGGCAGCGTGCTGGACGAGCTGGTCGGCAACGCGATCCGGCTGTCCGGTGGGACGCGGGTGCGGGTCTGGGGCGAGGCGGTGGGCGGTCGGGTGGAGCTGCACGTGACCGACGACGGCGCCGGTCTGGCGGAGGGGGAGCGGGTCGACGCGCTGAGCCGGTTCTGGCGGGCGCCGCGCCACCAGAACGTCGCGGGCACCGGGCTGGGGCTCGCGATCTGCGCCGAGCTGATCGAGTCGGCCGGGGGCGAACTGCTCCTGCTGCCGGTCGAGCCGCACGGCCTGGACGCCGTGGTCCGCCTCGGCGCCTGAGCCCACCGCACCGCCCGGTCCACTTCCGGGTGAGACCCGTTGTCCCCGCCGCGCCGTGCCGCGACCCTGGAACCCGAACCGCACCCCGCACAGGTCAGGGATCTCCATGCGACAGCACTCCCGGACAGCCGCCGCAGGCGTTCTCGCCGCCGCACTGCTCTTCGCCACCGCCGGACCCGCCTCAGCCGCCGCCGGGCCCGCCGCCGCGCCCGGCTGCACCGAGACGTGGGACGCGTGGTGGGTGTGCCGGCACTACGTGGACGCGCGCGTCCACGCGGCCCCGGACCGGAACTCGGACGTCATCGGCGCGCTCTCCGGCGACAGCAGCCGGTTCCACTGCCGG
This genomic window from Saccharothrix sp. HUAS TT1 contains:
- a CDS encoding ATP-binding protein — translated: MLRRLLVLIVPLLVALVAALGVPLAFAVVQRESQETYLDRLGDASRFASLAENALASGRLTALREELVRYDRLYGIAAGLVGTDGTVLESSRRPFPLTDPNVEVGLAAAFGGYRGETDQSTWPWERVDLVVVEPVGRDSEVVAAVVTISPTDGLRSAILRQWGVLALIGLVPMLGVVAVAWPMSRWVLRPVRKLDEATAAVAGGRLDARADEVGGPPELRRLAASFNAMVDVVGRALRRQRAFVADASHQLRNPLASLRLAVDNLVPHVADEAGREAQRIAVDEAEEMGRVLDALLAATRLDSASAAEPVDVDNLLATHVPGWRALAGDLRLVVDVPPGLRVLEPPGGLGSVLDELVGNAIRLSGGTRVRVWGEAVGGRVELHVTDDGAGLAEGERVDALSRFWRAPRHQNVAGTGLGLAICAELIESAGGELLLLPVEPHGLDAVVRLGA